In Apus apus isolate bApuApu2 chromosome 25, bApuApu2.pri.cur, whole genome shotgun sequence, the following proteins share a genomic window:
- the KIF18B gene encoding LOW QUALITY PROTEIN: kinesin-like protein KIF18B (The sequence of the model RefSeq protein was modified relative to this genomic sequence to represent the inferred CDS: deleted 1 base in 1 codon) has translation MPPCPPPAPPVPPSPPPEEGPVAVLVRVRPPNPCERGGPGPPLLHLLDQHVLVFNPEEPGGPPGSLRPPRGPQPRGKAMKFVFDRVFGEGATQEEVFQHSTRGLLDSVLGGYNCSVFAYGATGAGKTYTMLGSEQSPGIMYLSMVELYKRLEARKGEKSCQVLVSYQEVYNEEIHDLLEPKGPLAIREDPEKGVVVQGLSLHQPSSAEQLLEMLASGNKNRTQHPTDANATSSRSHAIFQVYVKQQDLAGGLAQDLQVGKLSLVDLAGSERAAVANTKGERLREGANINRSLLALINVINALADAKSKKTHIPYRDSKLTRLLKDSIGGNCRTVVIAAVSPSGLAHHDTYNTLKYASRAKEIKQSLKSKELSSDCPRCQHAVCCQQLQAEVAELRAKLRAHQEAEKRAPALPPALTCSPGGLPRLEAPVPRPCSSGLADAREGDGEQLEAGWPVGPQLGAEEQPQHPSHLLQGLSCCQMETLLGALLSVVQKQSSLLRAANLLSPAMACQVEQLERRVRQEAAGRLEPTGVSASPPGGVSASVPVGPSGASPGRRMQPGCEGEGWGQRVLSPPLGLGVREELGVGAELRFSRGAPRRGDWGRGTAGAPSSPWQGERPCPLPEPRGSPAPAAAQPGCTAPDLPPRALPRSPASCRGDGSPPPAAPCPPPGPGWEKSRSLPDEQDSPVLPSSWIPLAARGGDSSIPKPTPSSRVPVLKRRRVQR, from the exons aTGCCCCCTtgcccccccccggccccccccgtgccccccagccccccccccgaGGAGGGCCCCGTGGCCGTTCTGGTGCGCGTGCGGCCCCCCAACCCCtgcgagcggggc gggccgggcccccccCTGCTGCACCTCCTGGACCAGCACGTCCTTGTCTTCAACCCCGAGGAGCCCGGCGGCCCCCCCGGCAGCCTGCGGCCCCCCCGCGggccccagccccggggcaaGGCCATGAAGTTTGTTTTCGACCGGGTGTTCGGGGAGGGGGCCACGCAGGAGGAGGTGTTCCAGCACAGCACCCGCGGGCTCCTGGACAGTGTCCTCGGGGGCTACAACTGCTCCG tGTTTGCCTACGGCGccacaggagcagggaagaCCTACACCATGCTGGGCTCGGAGCAGAGCCCCGGCATCATGTACCTCAGCATGGTGGAGCTCTACAAGCGGCTGGAGGCCAggaagggggagaagagctgccaGGTCCTGGTCTCCTACCAGGAG GTCTACAACGAAGAGATCCATGACCTGCTGGAGCCCAAGGGCCCTCTGGCCATCCGGGAGGACCCTGAGAAAGGAGTGGTGGTTCAGGGTCTCTCCCTGCACCAG cccagctcggcagagcagctgctggagatgtTGGCCAGCGGCAACAAGAACCGGACGCAGCATCCCACCGATGCCAACGCCACCTCCTCCCGCTCCCACGCCATCTTCCAG GTCTACGTGAAGCAGCAGGACCTTGCTGGTGGCCTGGCTCAGGATCTGCAAGTGGGCAAGCTGAGCTTGGTGGACCTGGCAGGCTCGGAGCGAGCTGCGGTGGCCAACACCAAGGGGGAGCGGCTGCGGGAGGGGGCCAACATCAACCGCTCCCTGCTGGCCCTCATCAATGTCATCAACGCCCTGGCTGATGCCAAG agcaagaaGACCCACATCCCGTACCGGGACAGCAAGCTGACCCGCCTGCTGAAGGATTCCATCGGCGGCAACTGCCGCACCGTCGTGATCGCCGCCGTCAGCCCCTCGGGGCTGGCCCACCACGACACCTACAACACCCTCAAGTACGCCAGCCGGGCCAAGGAGATCAAGCAGTCG ctgaaGAGCAAGGAGCTCAGCTCCGACTGCCCCCGCTGCCAACACGctgtgtgctgccagcagctgcaggcagag GTGGCCGAGCTGCGGGCCAAGCTCCGCGCCCACCAGGAGGCAGAGAAGCGGGCGCCGGCGCTGCCACCTGCCCTCACCTGCAGCCCGGGGGGGCTGCCCAG GTTGGAGGCCCCTGTCCCCAGGCCCTGCTCCTCAGGCCTGGCTGATGCCAGGGAGGgtgatggagagcagctggaggctgggtGGCCTGTTGGTCctcagctgggagcagaggagcag ccacagcacccGAGCCACCTGCTCCAGGGCTTGTCCTGCTGCCAGATGGAGAC gctgctgggcgCCCTCCTGAGCGTGGTCCAGAAGCAGAGCTCCCTGCTGAGGGCTGCCAacctgctcagccctgccatGGCCTGCCAGGTGGAGCAGCTGGAGCGCCGGGTCCGtcaggaggctgctgggaggCTGGAGCCAACGGGGGTGTCTGCCAGCCCCCCGGGCGGGGTGTCTGCCAGCGTCCCCGTGGGGCCGAGCGGGGCCAGCCCAGGGCGGAGGATGCAGCCGGGCTGCGAGGGTGAGGGCTGGGGACAGCGGGTGCTGTCCCCTCCGCTGGGTCTGGGGGtgcgggaggagctgggggtgggggcagaGCTGAGGTTCTCCCGAGGAGCCCCCAGGAGGGGGGATTGGGGCCGGGGCACGGCAggagcccccagcagcccctggcagggggaGCG GCCCTGCCCGCTCCCCGAGCCCCGGGGGTCCCCGGCCCCGGCGGCCGCCCAGCCCGGCTGCACCGCCCCGGACCTGCCCCCCCgcgccctgccccgcagccccgcgaGCTGCCGGGGGGACGGTTCCCCCCCGCCCgctgccccctgcccgcccccaGGGCCGGGCTGGGAGAAGAGCCGGAGCCTCCCGGACGAGCAGGACAGCCCCGTCCTGCCCAG ctcctggatcCCGCTGGCTGCCAGGGGGGGCGATTCCTCCATCCCCAAGcccacccccagctccagggTGCCGGTGCTGAAGCGGAGGCGGGTGCAGAGGtga